The Dasypus novemcinctus isolate mDasNov1 chromosome 2, mDasNov1.1.hap2, whole genome shotgun sequence genome contains the following window.
ACAATGGATCAGTTCTAAATCTTGTGAGACTACTTGACATTGTTCATCTGCTGATTCTTCAATACATTTTACagtaactgaattttaaaaaactatatcaTATTGTGCAAAAGTGAATTATCATATTTTTATTGAATCCAAGGTATCATCAATTTTTTAATGCACCTTTATTTTATGTtgcactaaaaaagaaaaaagaaaaaaagtgtggCCAATTATAATTAAAAAGGCTATCAATTTTAAGATGTGTCCTGATGTTATGAAAATAATGTGTTTCTTGGAATCAATGAAATATGGCCAGCCCTTATAttctgttgtgttttgtttttttttaggaggtacctggaattgaacctgggaccttgtatatgtcaagcaggcactcaaccactgagctatgacCACTCCCCATTCTGTTCTTTTTATACCTCAACAATCTCTAGAGTATTGAGGAAATTAAGAGATAATTAAAAATGTCTGTTTTAAAAGGAATAGTTACAGAAGACTGAAAAGTTTCATATGATATTATATAGGCATCTCAAAGACATAGGATAGGACTAAAGAATGCATGACTTCAGTTTGTTTCCTGGTACAAAATAAATTACTTTGGCTTCATCCTTCTTTCTTACCTTCAGCATTGACAGCCGATCTTAACAAAGTCAAGATTCCCACTCGGATGACTTCATTATTACTTCTCATTTGTTCCTCAAAAAAGTCTATCAGGTCTGCAGGGTTGGAATGGGCTGTAGGTTTAAGGAACACTGAGTTTATAAAAACTCATATTCATCTTaggtaaaatatttatgaatgagaAGAAGAGAAATCCATAGGGATTGTCAAAGTCACTGGTTGGCTAGTTGATCTTACTATGTCTGTTGATTTTCCTTACCACAGAATTGAACAGTTTGATCACTAAGAGGACTTTCAATACCTGGGCTAATACAGTTCTGTTCATAGTGATGGAAGAAACAATCCCTGTAGCCTGTAAGTACTgatgaaggagaaagagaagaattcAAAATGTACTGCTCTCCCTTTACTGAATCTACCCCGTCCAGTCTCTGGGCTGCCATGATTTCTGGCTCTTGCGATGTGATAGGGTGGTTCATATTCCTGAACCTTCTATGACAGACCATGATATAGTTGTTATTGAAATTTTAACATTAAACAATATAGCAAGTGATGAAGAAATCAAGCTCCATAGTATTTGAGAAAAGGCAGTGTGGAAAAATGAAATGCCAGAAAACTAAtgtttgaatcctggctcagcTATGTACTATTTATATGAGTCTGGATAAATCACCTGAACTTCTGAGCCTaaatttcttctataaaatgggatgaTATATAGTAGGGTCATATAAATTGCAGGTGCTAGGTAGATAAAAAGCTTTTGCTGTTATTAGTAGCAACATGGATTTTCATGAAGGAGGGGACTTGAAGGAAAGCTGTCAATTTTCATCGGTATGAACCAGCTGGGAAGCTGTATTGCTGGAGGAGTAGGGTAGGAAGCTGAAACAGAAAGGTTCATGTTGGAAATTGTTAGAGATTAAAGTTATTAAATTAGGCTGGggcatagaaaagaggaaaatatagaAGCAGAGGGGTCAATTAGGAGAGAACTAGAGCATAAGAGAAAGATATGCAATCAGGTGGCAGAAAGGACACATTTGGGGGGTGGGCATAGGGCTGGCCTGGTTGTTGATATCCCTTGTCCTCAGTAGCATGTTGGAACACTATTTTACCCCCTGACCCTAAGACCTTGATGGCTGCTATATAACCTGAGTCAGGTTTTCTAACTCAGTGATGGAAGGGATTGTGGTGTAAGACCaagtagaaaggaaaagagtgaaggagggagaaagaaatagcGGCAACTGATAGCTAAAGAGGTTTAGATACTAAAATATGGTCAGAGAGAAAATAGGGTGAGTTTGGGTTTGACAAGTTTCAAATAATCTGAAATACCAAGGAAAAAACATTACTATCCATAGGGTTACTGATTCATCCTGGATTGCCTGTGACTTTTCTATTTGTAGTACCAAAAGTCCTGCCTTCCAGGAACTCCCTCAGTCCTGGGCAAATTGAAATAGTTGGTCACCCTATCTATACCCTTCCTCCCTGGGAACTTGTGGGCATAGGGGCAGGCGCAGAATACTGTGAGTTGAAGAACTATGTTGTTTGTATGTATGTGATAGTAACTAATGGGACAGTTTGCACACCCTTcataccatcatcatcattacatgaaggtatttttattaaaaacccTCTGGAGGATGGGTCTTACCTAGAATGAGAAAACAGCTTGAAGCTTCAATTTGATTTTCCTTTACTGGAGGCTCTGCAACTCTACAGACCTGGATAGGAAGGAAAATCAGACGGTGGGTGTGAAAACATGAAAACCAGTTAAAATTAGACAATCAGATTTGACACCATGGTCTACCTACCTGGTGGAGTAGATTGATGAAAATGGATTTTCTCAAGCCCTTTGGAAGGCCTACGTCATACAGGAGGGCTGCAGACAGTATTTGTTTTAGACTCTAAAATGGGAGACCAGAAGGGTTAGTTGGAAACTGCTCATGATGCAACATCCTGGCTGTGGGAGGCAGATAATTAAATGATGCTTTGTGAGGAGAGCAACCCCATAACCTTCTCACAATTATGAAATTTCTTTAACAATTCTGAGCCTGACACCTTGCCTCAGTACTTCAGCAAATTGCAATGAAAATTCTTACTCCCTTTCTTCACTTTCCATCATCCAACTATGCCCATCTCTTCTTCTCCTTGTATTCCCCCAAAGATATTAGAGTTCAGCTGCGCAAACATATATTTCAATTACTTGGTCCTTCCTGGGACTCAATCTCTTCCTGAATAGTTGCAGATTGTTTTCTGAATCAGTTCCTTTAGTGTGTAGTTCTTACCTGAGTAATGTGGAAATCAATCTCCTTGTCCTTGTACTGGCTCAGGAGCCAGGGTATCTGACCCAGGGCATATTCACAGAGGTCCTCCCGATGTAGCAGCAGGCTCACTGTGGTGCCGTGGGCCTTAACAATGGCCAAAGTCTGCAGAGGCGGCAAACAAATACCATTCCTAATCCTTCTTTGTGCTTTTTACGCATTTCTCAGAGTAGCAGGAAGCTTATGAACCCCCCAAAACTTTTCTCATCACTTGTAATCAAAAAGAGTCAGAAAACCTTCTCCTAATCCAAAGAAATTAAAGcataggcttaaaaaaaaaaatgcttaggtTAAGATCCTTGCATAAGGCAGTTATATCTATAtctttatctatatctatatccatatctAATAAGCTCTCTAGTTCATCTCTatcatctctgtctctctctcatctaTATAGCACCTATATCTATACTATGTATCTATCTCCTTCTCCATCTCTAACATCTCTATCTCTATATTGATATTCATCTCAAAACTTGACCCTCATTTCTTTAGCCCCCTCTCTCTAATAGTCATCTTCTTTCAGTTTATTAATAAGTTTAAAACTGCActcatattagaaaaaaaatccagtacAATCTCCTCctaattctgtttttctttcctttctctcaaaGCAGTTTTAGGTCTACATTTGCTATCTCCACTTCCCACCTCCTATTTTACCCTCAATTAACTGTAGTggcattgaaaataaaaaatttcccaaatataaaatataaatatattatttattacatattattatataatatataatgttataaaaattttaaaaactaaaattatggTGAAGAAAAACCATAGTACCCTTAGATAATCACCATTtgctatattttaaagatattttaaatttatttggctTATTATTTCCAGTActtttctatacatttttaatctcttaaaattgacaacaattttaaatattcagtatatttttctttttctatctaaTATTATATGATGAACTTTTTGTATCAGCTAATTTTGCTGCGTAACAACCTCAAAACTTATTGACTAAAAATAACAACACCTTATTCTACTCAAGACTGTGTGTCAGCTGGGTGGTTCTTCTACCACACATTTCCATGTAATGGACACTTTTCGGGATTTTTCTTACTCGAGTATTGTACAAATTCAATCTGTATATCCCTCTTtgcttctattttttctcttctctctttattttattttttaatgttacattaaaaaatataagaggtccccatataccctccacccctctcaccccactccttccacatcaacaccctctttcatcatcgtgggacatttattacatttggtgaatacattttggagcactgctgcaccacacggatagtggtttacattgtagtttatactcttcccctgtctacccaatgggccatggcaggacatacaatgtccagcatctgtccctgcagtaccacccaggacaactccaagttctgaaaatgcccccacatcgtatctcttcttccctctccctaccatcagcagctactgtggccactttcttcacatcgatactacaatttcttccattactaatcacaatagttccccagtagaacactagtaggtccactctaatctatactctattgttccatcctgtggaccctgggatggtgatgtccactccacctctatatatcttagatcacacatggatgatggatgcaattctcctgcatgcagttgtagggactcttggctccctggtgtggtggttgcctaATTTCTCCTATCTTAGTTTCTAAGATCCCACTCTAGTTGGAACTCCTAACACTCCTCAAGCAGCACATTCCCAATTCTCTATCATGAGTTCTTCCCCCTTTGCCTGCCCCTTAAATACTGATGTCCCCACAAGGCTCTGTTTTGGCACTTCCCCACTCCACGTACTTTTCTTGAGTAACCAAAGACCACTTATTCAGCCATCTTTTATACAATGATGCTGTTTAAAACTTGTATCCagcttttgcttttcttcttaacTTCAATCTTGACTGTCCCCAAACCCAGCAATATCTTCACTTGGATGTCCCATCGGCATTCAAGTAAAACTGTCTAAAATTAAACCGATTTTGCACAGTCCCAACCTATTATTCCTCCTATTTTCCTTCAATAGCCTCCTAACTGTTATTCCTCTGTTAATTCCTCCTATTTTCCTcatctccttttttcctttaatagCTTCCTAACTGATAGTCttatcttaatccattcctgtactCCATCCATCTTCAATGCTGACACTAGATGATCTTTCTAGGACTCAAATTCTTGCTTAAATACTTTCAAGAACTTCTCATTTCCTACAAGAAGTCCAAACTCTTTGTGGAACATTCAAGGCTCTTCATTATGTGGCCATGACTATCTTTCTGGTTTCATTGCTTGTCATCTCTATATaccctttccttcctctccctctccagcCTCCACTACACTCACTCAAGTGTGCAAATAACCCTATCTCCAACCTATGCTTCAGTAGGTGTCTCTCTTCAGGTAACACACCTTTCCCGTAGTGAAAAACTTCATGGGCTACAAGGCTCAGTTCTAAGAATGCAGTTTTTCTAGCACTCACTAGGGGAGCTAGGTAcctctctctgttctctcttaTTGTTCTatgcatcttcttattttctgccTTACTCTTCTTGAGGTGAGCAAGGATAGTAGCCATCAAGTCTGTATTGAGTTTTGTTTTCCACAGGTCTTGAAGACAATATTTTTGCAGGAATATTTTAGAAGTTCCACTTTTACTAATGATTTAACCTCCCCAGTAGATTCTAAAATAAAGGTTTTAATAATCTAAAGTATAGAAAAGAAATTGAGCTAAAAAGGTAGCTAAGTATTAAACCTTTTGTAATATACAATATGGCAATAAAGATAAGAGAACTAAATAGAATGCAATTTAgtctacttgaaaaaaaaaacaattgaacaAGATAAGGATGGGATTATCtatgtgaatacattttgtaaacTATTCTCTCCAAGGCATCACATTATTTTGCAATGGCCAAGTACATTCTTTAGGAGTTGTTTCGTATAGTAGTGATATTCATAGATGCAGGAAATTTCTTTGGACTGTTATTTTTCCTACTTAGTGATTTTAGCTCAAATATAGGCTATGATATACAGAACATGAACTAGCTaacattctagatattttatttatacattttgttaattgTTCTTGCCACACACTGGAATTAGAGTTCCATGAAGGTGGGATTTTGGTATGTTTAACCCTAGTTGTATCCCCAGCATCTATAATCATGCCCAGCATGTCATGGGGATTTAGTAAATATTAGTTCAATGAGTAAATAAAGAGTGATTTGAAAGAtctgggaaaaataaaagatttgatAAATCTGATAAACACAACTCATAGCTTTCAAAAGGAACTGAACTCAATTATCATGACAGAGGAACAGGAAGCACAATGTGGCAAAAGAGCTAGCTTAAGGCATCTTGAGACCCCTCACTCACATGCGTGGATGAGGGCATGGGGGCCCACTTCTCCATAATGTACTGGAACAGCATGAAGATCTTGTCAGATAGTCGGTTGGCGTCCAATCTGGGATAAGGGAAATCTTTCCAGTGGTTGACGTACTTGTAAATGGCCTTGCTGAACTTCTCAAGGGCTGTATTTTAAAACACAACCACAAActgagaaaaatataaagatggGAAAGACTATAAAGTATTTCTAGCAGAGAATACTGGATGTGTAGTAGTGTTTATAAAATCTTAGGACTGTATCGAATAAACACTAAAAGGGTCCAGCCCCATTAGCAAATtggaattaaaaatttaatgcGATCATACTGTATACTATCCAGAGTAGCTAAAATATAAGCCAGTCAGTTCCAGATATAGGCAAGACTAAGGTGCAGCTGGTATTCTCATATATTGCTAGTGGCAGGGTGAATTGGTACAAGTACTCTGGAAAACTGTCAGTAGTTATCCAAATTGAATACACATTCCTTAGATTCAACAATTCTATTCCTGTATATAGACATTAGAAATGCATACATGTAAGATTTGTAGAAGAATGTTcatattgccttttaaaaaaaaattacttctaaCAGAAAATCCAAATCTGCCAACAGgtagaatggaaaaggaaattataGTACAAGCATGTAAGggaatatggaaataaaaattgaCTACAGCTACACAAAACAGCATGAGTATAATGTCCCACTTCTTGACCTGATTGATGATCAAATGGATATGCTCATTTTGTGTAACACATAAAACCTGTACACTTCTGATTTGTTTGCTTTGCAAAGTGTATGTTtacttcaacaaaatttaaaaaaaaattatggtccTACAAAAATACATTAGGTTATTAATCCATTTATACTGACATTAAGAACAAGACTGGAGTAGAAAAACTAGACATTTGCTcaatttagaagaaaatttatCTTCAGCCTTGGCTGGGGCGTGGCGCTCGCCGTCATGCTGGGCGCTGCTCCACGCCGATGCACTGCAGCCGCAGCCTCCCGGGCGGGCCTTCGAGGCCGCCTGCACCCCGCCCCGGCCCACGGCTCGGTCGCCGCTGTCCAGTCAGTTCGCTGCTACTCCCATGGGTCACAAGAGACAGATGAGGAGTTTGATGCTCGCTGGGTGACATACTTCAACAAGCCAGATATCGATGCCTGGGAATTACGTAAAGGAATGAACACGCTTGTTGGCTACGATCCGGTTCCAGAACCCAAAATCCTTGATGCTGCTTTGCGGGCATGCAGACGGTTAAATGACTTTGCTAGCGCAGTGCGCATCCTAGAGGTTGTTAAGGACAAAGCAGGACCTCATAAGGAAATCTACCCTATGTCATCCAGGAACTTAGACCAACTTTAAATGAATTGGGAATCTCCACTCCAGAGGAACTGGGCCTTGACAAAGTGTAAATTCCCATAGATGGTCTTTCCAAGGTTTATTGGTGTTGCTACTTGATCATAAACTGTCACCTGGAAATATTAATGATAACATTAATGATAACATATTACCTTATTCAAACAAGTTTTCCTTTATTGAATACCAAACCATGTCATGGTAACTTGGACCTTAATAAAAGGGAAATgagtttgaactgaaaaaaaaaaaaaaaaagaagacaatttatAGTATGATCTTAAGTGAAGACAAAGCCAGAGGGAAACCCACCGAGACAGAAAGCTGCCTTGATACTGTCATCCTCGGCCAGCCTGAGCATGGTTTGCATGGTGAGCAGGGTCATCATCATGAACGGAATGCTCTGGGACACTGCATTGAGGAGGATGAAAGAGAAAGGCATTACTTACCCACACTGGGTGTTTCTGTGACTCCTCCTCACATCAACAATAAGCATTACAGGAGCATAGAGGAGGTAGGTGAGGTGCAGTAGGAGGAACTCTACCCTGACATGTTCTCTTCTATCACCCTCCACCCTGACTTTAATGCTAGGCTGGCATTAGAGAATCAAGGGATGGTTGGTTCTAAATAATTCACCAGCTATAAATCCACCTATACCTGTTGTTTAGTGGCAACTGCTTATttgtacaaatattttattaatcccACCTTTCCCACCAGGAACTAGCACATGTAATACATGCTCAATAATAAATCTCTTGTAAATAAAGTAGCAAAGAAACAAATAGTAGGAAACCCTTCCTTCATATAAGGGCTCAGTGGTTTCCAGGATAAATCTTGTAGAACCCATCCTTCTTAAATGTAAGGGCAGATGAAAGGTGAGAGTGGGAGATCCCAGCCAAACTCAGAGCAGCATGGACCAAAAGCTTTCATCAGACTCATTTATACTCAGAAATAATTGCCCACATTCCTCTACCAATATTCTTTAGCATGGCAGAAGGTAGAGCTGCTCTCCAGTCTGTATCTCATTGGTACCCATTTAGGTTTTAAATAATTAGGGGTAGTTCCTTCTGAGGGAAAGCATAGAGAATATTCCCACTATACCATAGCTGGTTGCTAGTTCAGCCAGGGCAAGCACAACAAATTCATTTGGTAGCTCTAGGATCCTGAAGTGACTTTGTATTTCATACATCACAGAGTTGAAGTCGTGTGCAGCAAGGGACACCAAGACCTCACCAGCTAGCATTCTAATTTCTCGGAGAAcctgaggaaaatgaaaatgacaataacaAATAGAGGAATAGCAGAGTGAGTCTGAAGAGGGGAAATAGTCTACATAATATTTATAATTCCCCTTGCTTTGGTATGGAGAAAGGACAGGCAGTTATAAAACCATGGTGGAGACTTTTGGTTAAGTGTCAGCAGCTGAAAAAAGGAGAGCTAGTTTGAATGCacttaaaaatcatgttttaatAGGGTTCTTGTGAACTTGCGGCCAATGCATGTCTTCTTGCTAACTGACCAGGCACCATGAACATTGGAATTATGGTTTATGTTTACATGATAGGAATTACTATGGCTGCAAAGGTAAAAggaggaatacaaggaaattggAACTAGACGTTGAGAGATTTGGGGTTTACTGTTGTCCTAGACTAATTATCTTCAATATTGGAGGTATTAGAAGGGATACattttgtggtggtttgaagttgaatgaactccagaaaaatatgttcttaaagataatccattcctgtgggtgtagaccTATTGCAAGTAGAACTATTTGATTTAGGTAGCTTCCATTAAGGCCTgggtcaggatgggtcttaatcctcctactggaatcctttataagataATGTAAttcagaaagaggagagagaaagtcacGGAAGCAATAaactgaagcaacaaaacctagaaaagatgggagaaaccagtagatgttgccatgtgccttgccatttgacagaggaatccaggatcaccagcatccagtctttggggagaaagcattgcctgatgattccttgatatggacatttttcttagcctcaTAACCATAAGCTTGAAAGCTAATAcatcccctttgtaaaagccaacccttttctggtatattgcttccagcagcctagcagactaaaatacCTTTTGAAGACAATGGAAGTTGCTGGAGGCgaatggatatagctcaagtggttgagtgcttgcttacCATATatggggtcccaggtttgatccccagtaccttctaaaaacaaaaatataaaagacaactctagttggggagtggatgtagcccagtggttgagtgcctgcttcccatgtacaagatcctgggttgatccccagtacctcctaaaagaaaaacagctggacaagatattaaaaatatatat
Protein-coding sequences here:
- the LOC101412104 gene encoding cytochrome c oxidase subunit 5A, mitochondrial-like, with the translated sequence MLGAAPRRCTAAAASRAGLRGRLHPAPAHGSVAAVQSVRCYSHGSQETDEEFDARWVTYFNKPDIDAWELRKGMNTLVGYDPVPEPKILDAALRACRRLNDFASAVRILEVVKDKAGPHKEIYPMSSRNLDQL